One Gloeocapsopsis sp. IPPAS B-1203 DNA window includes the following coding sequences:
- a CDS encoding potassium channel protein: MKSSFRNIVLGAIAFVSTIIIAVMGYVLAGWSLLDAVYMSAITIFGVGYGEVRPITSPALRVFTILVIVAGYTSVVFIVGGVVQMVTEGEINKALHSRRREREMDKLQQHVIICGFGRIGEILARRLARVNQPFIVIDGSGDRIAKAEAKGYLVKQGNAADETILHAAGIQRAKALATVLPDDAVNVFITLTARELNPDLQIIARGELPSTEKKLRLAGADQVVLPAAIGAERMAHMITHPAAMDFLQQDDGRNTLNELLAEIDVRVDELAIPADSPLANQTVSDIEIRGKGAFIVVALRKTDGTMVIHPKHEMLLEVGDTVIVMGHRGDIPQFAKNYVLKRDMRYRGSQR, encoded by the coding sequence ATGAAAAGCTCGTTTAGAAATATTGTTCTGGGAGCGATTGCGTTTGTCTCTACCATCATAATTGCGGTGATGGGGTATGTTCTTGCGGGCTGGAGTTTACTAGATGCCGTTTATATGTCAGCTATCACCATTTTTGGTGTAGGTTATGGCGAAGTACGACCGATTACCTCACCTGCGCTGCGAGTATTTACAATTTTAGTCATTGTTGCAGGCTATACATCGGTGGTTTTTATCGTCGGTGGTGTTGTGCAGATGGTGACAGAAGGTGAAATCAATAAAGCGCTACATTCTAGACGCAGGGAACGCGAAATGGACAAGCTACAGCAGCACGTCATTATTTGTGGTTTTGGGCGCATTGGAGAAATTCTGGCACGACGCTTAGCACGAGTTAATCAACCGTTTATTGTGATTGATGGCAGTGGCGATCGCATTGCTAAAGCTGAAGCAAAAGGCTATTTAGTCAAACAAGGTAATGCAGCAGATGAAACAATATTACACGCTGCTGGAATTCAACGAGCGAAAGCTCTAGCGACCGTACTTCCTGATGATGCTGTTAATGTTTTTATCACACTAACCGCCCGCGAACTTAACCCCGATTTGCAAATTATTGCCCGTGGAGAATTACCTTCAACCGAAAAGAAACTCCGCCTAGCAGGTGCAGATCAAGTTGTTTTACCAGCGGCGATCGGTGCTGAGAGAATGGCACATATGATTACGCATCCTGCTGCAATGGACTTTTTACAGCAAGATGACGGACGCAACACTTTAAATGAACTTTTAGCAGAAATAGATGTACGAGTGGATGAGTTAGCAATTCCTGCTGATTCTCCCTTAGCAAATCAAACTGTAAGTGATATTGAGATTCGAGGTAAAGGAGCCTTTATTGTTGTTGCATTACGAAAAACTGACGGTACAATGGTCATTCACCCCAAACACGAGATGTTACTCGAAGTCGGCGATACAGTCATTGTCATGGGACATCGTGGGGACATCCCTCAATTTGCCAAAAATTACGTGTTAAAACGCGATATGAGATATCGAGGTTCCCAAAGATAG
- a CDS encoding AraC family transcriptional regulator, whose product MSLKLSDADWGELWQEDTTITQSDFSEQVCKFSGQIGKGSDRYIALRNGLYLIICDYQLWEDVTLDNLSSYDYPSSLCISFVVSGTVRTIHHGLTDYVFEVPGKNHIEFVSEGRETEDWSAGDRIIKIRVGITTEALRTMSHDSVTTLPKEFKLLVEEQELPPFYRLETTTPEMHIALQQILNCPYQGWTRQYYLESKALELLILWLTQASELDKTLRLCSLSSSDIDCLYRAKDLLTCNLRQPPSLLELARQVGLNDRKLKQGFRQMFGTTVFGYLHDRRMQQAQQLLIAGQMNIKETARLVGYASQSSFNAAFKKTFGINPKALQRGVKH is encoded by the coding sequence ATGAGCTTAAAACTTTCAGATGCAGATTGGGGTGAATTGTGGCAAGAAGACACCACGATCACACAATCCGATTTTTCTGAACAAGTCTGCAAATTTTCTGGGCAAATCGGGAAGGGAAGCGATCGCTATATTGCGCTACGCAATGGACTGTACTTGATTATTTGCGATTATCAACTGTGGGAAGATGTAACTTTAGATAACCTATCTTCTTATGATTACCCAAGCAGTCTTTGTATCAGCTTTGTCGTTTCTGGAACGGTAAGAACGATTCATCACGGGCTAACAGACTATGTTTTTGAAGTGCCTGGAAAAAACCACATAGAATTTGTGTCTGAAGGTAGAGAGACTGAAGATTGGTCGGCGGGCGATCGCATTATTAAAATTCGAGTAGGCATCACAACAGAAGCACTACGGACAATGAGTCATGATTCCGTTACTACCTTGCCTAAAGAATTCAAACTACTCGTTGAAGAACAAGAATTACCGCCTTTCTATCGCCTAGAAACAACCACTCCTGAAATGCATATAGCGCTACAACAGATCTTAAATTGCCCTTATCAGGGATGGACGCGTCAGTATTATTTAGAAAGTAAAGCATTAGAATTACTCATTTTGTGGTTAACCCAAGCATCTGAACTTGACAAAACACTGAGATTATGTAGCCTTTCTTCTAGTGATATTGATTGCCTTTATCGAGCAAAGGATCTTTTAACCTGTAACTTAAGGCAACCTCCTTCATTACTAGAACTAGCGCGGCAAGTTGGTTTGAATGACCGCAAGCTAAAGCAGGGTTTTCGTCAAATGTTTGGTACAACAGTTTTTGGCTATTTGCACGATCGCCGAATGCAGCAAGCACAACAGTTGCTAATTGCAGGGCAGATGAATATTAAAGAAACAGCGCGATTAGTCGGTTACGCCAGTCAGAGTTCGTTTAATGCAGCATTTAAGAAAACATTTGGTATAAATCCTAAAGCATTACAACGAGGAGTGAAGCACTAA
- a CDS encoding Uma2 family endonuclease, with translation MSQTATGQVRWTIADVDLLAADEWKRYEIIDGELFVTRAPHWGHQDTAGNIHAELRTWSQSTKQGKAVPTPGIIFTETDSVIPDVVWISSDRLAVLLDEAGHLTGAPELVVEVLSPGVINERRDREAKLKLYSIQGVQEYWIADWRLKQVEVYRRDNAQLTLVMTLLVGDEITSPLLPNFCCAIARFFV, from the coding sequence ATGAGTCAAACGGCAACTGGGCAAGTGCGGTGGACGATCGCTGATGTCGATCTGCTAGCAGCAGATGAGTGGAAGCGCTACGAAATCATCGATGGGGAACTATTTGTGACGAGAGCACCGCATTGGGGACATCAGGATACAGCAGGCAATATTCATGCAGAATTACGTACATGGTCACAATCTACTAAACAAGGTAAAGCAGTGCCAACACCTGGAATTATTTTTACGGAGACAGATAGTGTGATTCCAGATGTGGTGTGGATTAGTAGCGATCGCCTTGCTGTGTTGCTTGATGAGGCAGGTCATTTGACAGGCGCACCTGAATTAGTTGTGGAGGTGCTGTCGCCAGGAGTAATAAATGAACGTCGAGATAGAGAAGCCAAACTGAAACTTTATTCGATTCAGGGAGTTCAGGAATATTGGATTGCCGATTGGCGTTTAAAGCAAGTAGAAGTTTATCGCCGAGATAATGCTCAGTTGACGTTGGTGATGACGCTATTGGTTGGCGATGAAATCACTTCGCCATTGTTACCTAATTTTTGTTGTGCGATCGCGCGATTTTTTGTATGA
- a CDS encoding ABC transporter ATP-binding protein encodes MNVPLKQYTKLLSSYLKPQQGRVALFAVALLTSIGLQVLSPQILGYFIDTSIAGGSGQVLFGAALLFIGAAFLTQLLSVVATYLGENVAWTATNALRADIVEHCIQLDLSFYKSRTSGELLERVDGDVNVLSRFFSQLAIHTLGNAILLLGILVALFFENWLAGVSLTLFALFALTILLGLHSFAVAPWTTYLQVSAEFFGFIGEHLVGREDIRANGAVSYVMRRFHQILQRWLRVYQKARFTSTILWSTSVGLFTIGNAIALGVSAYLWNQNAITLGSAYLIFHYTNLLNQPIERIREELEDLQQVEASIHRIREILQVQSRLGTGGDRPLSQGALSVSCEQVWFAYELAQQTASNSYLTPQEWTLQDISFYLPAGQVLGILGRTGSGKTTLARLLLRFYDAQLGCIRLGDVAIAQTPLTTLRQRVGLVTQDVQLFQASVRDNLTFFDSTIPDAQIWQTLELLGLAPWLRSLPEHLDTQLDSNAGGLSAGQAQLLTFARVFLKNPGLVILDEASSRLDPLTEDLIEQAVDKLLNRCTGIIIAHRLQTVQRADQILILDQGRILEYGDRHSLLNNPHSRFSQLLKAGTTDFLV; translated from the coding sequence ATGAATGTTCCTCTTAAACAGTATACTAAACTACTAAGTAGCTACTTGAAACCGCAGCAAGGTCGTGTTGCGTTGTTTGCTGTTGCGTTGCTTACAAGCATTGGTTTACAAGTACTTAGCCCGCAAATTTTAGGCTATTTTATTGATACTTCAATTGCTGGTGGATCAGGGCAAGTTTTATTTGGTGCAGCATTACTTTTTATTGGTGCTGCTTTCCTAACACAGTTATTGTCGGTTGTCGCAACCTATTTAGGTGAAAACGTTGCGTGGACTGCGACTAATGCACTCAGAGCAGATATTGTAGAACACTGTATCCAATTAGATTTATCGTTCTATAAATCACGCACATCTGGCGAGTTATTGGAAAGAGTAGATGGTGATGTTAATGTTCTATCGCGTTTCTTTTCGCAGTTGGCAATTCATACATTAGGTAATGCTATCTTGCTACTAGGTATTCTAGTAGCGTTATTTTTCGAGAATTGGTTAGCAGGAGTCAGCTTAACGCTATTTGCGCTCTTTGCCTTGACGATATTATTGGGTTTACATTCTTTTGCAGTAGCACCTTGGACAACTTATTTACAAGTCAGTGCAGAATTTTTTGGCTTTATCGGAGAACACTTAGTCGGAAGAGAAGATATTCGCGCGAATGGTGCGGTTAGCTATGTGATGCGGCGTTTTCATCAAATTTTACAACGCTGGCTGCGAGTTTACCAAAAGGCTCGTTTTACAAGTACAATTCTCTGGTCTACATCAGTTGGTTTATTCACGATTGGCAATGCGATCGCCCTTGGGGTGAGTGCCTATCTCTGGAATCAAAATGCAATTACTCTCGGCAGTGCTTACCTGATTTTTCACTACACTAACTTACTAAACCAACCTATCGAGCGCATCCGCGAAGAACTCGAAGATCTGCAACAAGTCGAAGCAAGTATTCACCGCATCCGCGAAATCTTACAAGTACAGTCGCGTTTAGGTACAGGAGGCGATCGCCCTCTTTCTCAAGGTGCGCTGTCAGTATCTTGCGAACAAGTTTGGTTTGCTTACGAATTAGCACAGCAAACAGCCTCAAACTCCTATCTCACGCCTCAAGAGTGGACACTTCAAGACATCTCGTTTTACCTTCCTGCGGGTCAAGTTTTGGGTATATTAGGGCGTACAGGTAGTGGTAAAACAACATTAGCTCGACTGTTGCTCCGGTTTTATGACGCGCAATTGGGTTGCATTCGTTTAGGGGATGTGGCGATCGCGCAAACACCATTAACAACACTCCGACAACGTGTTGGTTTAGTCACGCAAGATGTGCAACTATTTCAAGCAAGTGTGCGCGATAATCTGACCTTTTTTGATTCCACAATTCCCGACGCCCAAATTTGGCAGACACTAGAACTGTTAGGACTTGCACCCTGGCTGCGATCGCTTCCTGAACACCTCGACACTCAGCTTGATTCTAACGCTGGTGGACTTTCTGCTGGACAAGCACAACTTTTAACTTTTGCGCGTGTTTTTCTCAAAAATCCTGGTTTAGTCATTCTTGATGAAGCATCTTCTCGTCTCGATCCGCTCACCGAAGATTTAATTGAACAAGCAGTAGACAAATTACTCAACCGCTGTACAGGAATTATTATTGCCCATCGCTTACAGACTGTACAACGCGCCGATCAAATCTTAATTTTGGATCAAGGACGCATACTAGAGTACGGCGATCGCCACAGCTTGCTCAATAACCCTCATTCTCGTTTCTCTCAATTATTAAAAGCAGGAACAACAGATTTTTTGGTGTAG
- a CDS encoding FAD-binding domain-containing protein: MSKNLRREFGSRDELAAYLREQFPDAAKRDNHISQIVGGRASAEAALAKIDAAQYAKSRNFLTGAVTKLSPYIRYGVLSLAEIRDYVLQIQHQDEATKLINELGWRDYWQRLYVKLGNGIWEDQEPYKTGYKVQEYQQELPDDIANGTSERVCIDSFSRDLRKIGYLHNHMRMWLAAYIVHWRRVRWQTGAKWFLEHLLDGDPASNNMSWQWVASTFSHKPYYFNRENLERYTAGVYCRECPLYGNCDFEGSYEELEQKLFPQGEFSNNRGSQSWQRGRKGRKARG, encoded by the coding sequence ATGAGTAAAAACCTACGACGTGAATTTGGTAGCCGTGATGAATTAGCTGCCTACTTACGCGAACAATTTCCGGATGCAGCAAAACGCGACAATCATATTTCTCAAATAGTAGGAGGACGAGCATCTGCAGAAGCAGCGTTAGCAAAAATCGATGCAGCACAATACGCTAAGTCACGAAATTTCTTAACAGGTGCAGTAACAAAGCTTTCACCATATATTCGTTATGGAGTTTTGAGTTTAGCTGAAATTCGAGATTATGTTTTGCAAATCCAACATCAAGATGAAGCCACTAAACTCATTAACGAACTCGGTTGGCGTGACTATTGGCAGCGATTGTATGTCAAATTAGGCAATGGTATTTGGGAAGATCAAGAACCTTATAAAACTGGCTATAAAGTTCAAGAATATCAACAAGAATTACCAGATGATATTGCTAATGGAACAAGTGAACGAGTCTGCATTGATAGCTTTAGCCGCGATTTAAGAAAAATTGGCTATTTACACAATCATATGCGAATGTGGCTAGCAGCATATATTGTCCATTGGCGGCGCGTTCGTTGGCAAACAGGAGCAAAGTGGTTTTTAGAGCATCTTTTAGATGGCGATCCAGCAAGTAATAATATGTCATGGCAATGGGTTGCGAGTACATTTAGCCATAAGCCCTATTATTTCAACCGCGAGAATTTAGAAAGATACACTGCAGGAGTTTATTGTCGGGAATGTCCTTTATATGGGAACTGCGATTTTGAAGGTAGTTATGAGGAGTTAGAACAAAAACTATTTCCTCAAGGAGAGTTTAGCAACAATCGTGGTAGTCAAAGTTGGCAACGGGGAAGAAAGGGGCGAAAAGCGCGGGGTTAG
- a CDS encoding IscS subfamily cysteine desulfurase: protein MANRPIYLDNHATTPVDERVLAAMLPYFTEHFGNPSSTSHLYGWEVEAAVKQARNILAEAIGATPEEIIFTSGATEANNLAIKGAAEAYFQKGRHIITVQTEHNAVLDPCEYLRSLGFEVAFLPVQEDGLIDLVELEKAFRPDTVLVSVMAANNEIGVLQPLANIGQMCRDRNVLFHTDAAQAIGKIPLDVQAMKIDLLSMTAHKVYGPKGIGALYVRRRNPRVQIAPQLHGGGHERGMRSGTLYPPQIVGFAKAVEIALAEQETEARRLVALRDKLWQHLSQSGIHLNGHPTQRLPGNLNISVEGVDGAALLLGLQPVMAVSSGAACSSAKTAPSHVLMALGRTEKLAYASVRFGIGRFNTDEEIDRVGEYAIATIASLRQQAMIV from the coding sequence ATGGCTAATCGCCCAATTTATTTAGATAACCATGCAACCACACCTGTAGATGAGCGCGTGTTAGCAGCAATGCTACCGTACTTTACCGAACACTTTGGTAATCCATCAAGTACAAGTCATCTTTATGGTTGGGAAGTAGAAGCGGCGGTTAAACAAGCACGCAATATATTAGCAGAGGCAATTGGTGCGACACCAGAAGAAATTATCTTTACAAGTGGGGCGACAGAAGCAAATAATTTAGCAATTAAAGGAGCTGCAGAAGCATACTTCCAAAAAGGACGGCATATTATTACTGTCCAAACTGAGCATAATGCAGTGCTTGACCCGTGTGAGTATTTGCGATCGCTTGGCTTTGAAGTTGCATTTTTACCTGTACAAGAAGATGGATTAATCGACTTAGTTGAGTTGGAAAAGGCTTTTCGCCCTGATACCGTTTTAGTTTCCGTGATGGCGGCTAATAATGAGATTGGCGTGTTGCAGCCTTTGGCAAACATTGGGCAAATGTGTCGCGATCGCAATGTTCTATTTCATACTGATGCCGCGCAAGCAATTGGTAAAATTCCGCTAGACGTGCAAGCGATGAAAATTGATTTATTATCAATGACTGCACACAAAGTTTATGGTCCTAAAGGTATTGGTGCATTATACGTGCGGCGGCGCAATCCTAGGGTACAAATTGCGCCACAGTTACATGGTGGAGGGCACGAACGCGGAATGCGATCGGGAACGCTGTATCCACCACAAATTGTCGGATTTGCGAAAGCGGTAGAAATTGCGTTAGCAGAACAAGAAACTGAAGCTAGACGCTTGGTTGCGTTAAGAGATAAGTTGTGGCAACACTTGAGTCAATCTGGAATTCATCTGAATGGACATCCTACGCAAAGATTACCAGGAAATTTGAATATTTCTGTAGAGGGTGTAGATGGTGCGGCGTTGTTACTCGGATTGCAGCCTGTGATGGCGGTTTCTTCTGGTGCAGCGTGTTCTTCGGCAAAAACAGCACCTTCTCACGTTCTGATGGCGTTGGGGCGTACTGAGAAACTCGCTTATGCGTCGGTTCGGTTTGGAATTGGGCGGTTTAATACAGATGAGGAGATTGATCGCGTGGGAGAATATGCGATCGCAACGATTGCTAGTCTGCGTCAGCAGGCGATGATTGTGTAA
- a CDS encoding NAD(P)/FAD-dependent oxidoreductase: MCNKLIDVLILGAGPAGTATAIQCAQAGLDVTIVEREQFPRDRPGETLHPGIEPLLQQLGVAETLTSDLLRHTGIYVQWNQSQFIPYGKDDAGVWRGFQIWRADFDAALLNHAKKLGVKVLQPCHAKAILLNHNRVVGVETSQGALHSTFVVDATGSHHWLARQLKLSITHYTPRLIARYGYAMGECSQQTPAIAADNQGWTWTAQVRPQLYQWTRLSFNQPIDKHWIPPQYTQLQPFCQPNSADVTWRIVEHLAGNGYFLVGDAASVLDPAASHGVLKAIMSGMMAGHAIAQILNHTQPEQTATQAYNHWLHTWFHHDIQKLKQLYTTLPTPPQWL; the protein is encoded by the coding sequence ATGTGTAACAAATTGATTGATGTACTCATTCTTGGTGCAGGACCCGCAGGCACTGCGACAGCGATACAATGTGCTCAAGCTGGACTTGATGTCACAATTGTTGAACGCGAACAATTTCCGCGCGATCGCCCTGGAGAAACACTGCACCCAGGAATTGAACCTTTACTACAACAATTAGGTGTTGCTGAAACTTTAACTTCTGACTTATTACGTCACACAGGAATATACGTGCAATGGAATCAATCGCAATTTATCCCCTACGGGAAAGATGATGCAGGCGTATGGCGTGGCTTTCAGATCTGGCGGGCAGATTTTGACGCTGCTTTACTCAACCACGCTAAAAAGTTAGGAGTCAAAGTGCTACAACCGTGCCACGCTAAAGCAATACTATTGAATCATAATCGAGTTGTCGGTGTAGAAACATCACAAGGCGCTTTACATTCAACCTTTGTTGTGGATGCAACCGGAAGTCACCACTGGCTAGCGCGTCAATTAAAATTATCGATTACACATTACACCCCACGCCTGATTGCCCGCTACGGTTACGCTATGGGAGAATGTTCCCAACAGACACCAGCGATCGCCGCAGATAACCAAGGTTGGACATGGACAGCCCAAGTACGTCCCCAACTGTATCAATGGACGCGATTATCCTTCAACCAACCCATCGATAAACACTGGATTCCCCCACAATATACCCAACTGCAACCCTTTTGTCAGCCCAACTCCGCCGATGTCACCTGGCGCATTGTTGAACATCTAGCAGGTAATGGTTACTTCCTCGTCGGTGATGCAGCATCCGTACTCGATCCAGCCGCCTCCCACGGCGTACTCAAAGCAATTATGTCTGGTATGATGGCAGGACACGCGATCGCCCAAATTCTCAATCACACCCAACCCGAACAAACCGCAACTCAAGCCTACAATCACTGGCTACACACCTGGTTCCACCACGACATCCAAAAACTCAAACAACTCTACACTACTCTACCAACCCCTCCTCAGTGGCTCTAA
- a CDS encoding type I restriction endonuclease, giving the protein MFKKNTIKIKKTMVQVISAQNISLYYLKEKFNLHLAVDENFFNEWFENLPNISDPERQQLDRVKTNYFSLIERHAVSEELVKMVVLSPLLDLASFYRPPFYVETEESIEIRQEDEGEVVKGRIDVLVLKHQFWLLVIESKSTVFSLYTAIPQALAYMLSNPYPENLVFGLVTNGSEFIFLKLLKQDIPQYALSEQFTLLKRENELYKVLGILKNIGQVLS; this is encoded by the coding sequence TTGTTTAAGAAAAATACCATAAAAATTAAAAAAACTATGGTTCAAGTCATTTCAGCACAAAACATCAGCCTTTATTACTTAAAAGAAAAGTTTAACTTGCATCTTGCTGTTGATGAGAACTTCTTTAACGAGTGGTTTGAAAATTTACCAAATATTTCTGATCCAGAGAGACAGCAACTAGATAGAGTAAAAACAAACTATTTCAGTTTAATTGAGCGTCATGCTGTTTCTGAAGAATTAGTAAAAATGGTAGTGTTATCACCATTACTTGATTTAGCAAGCTTTTATCGTCCTCCTTTTTATGTAGAGACTGAGGAGTCTATAGAAATTAGACAAGAAGATGAAGGAGAAGTCGTAAAAGGTAGGATTGATGTATTAGTCTTAAAGCATCAGTTTTGGCTACTTGTTATCGAATCAAAAAGTACTGTATTTTCTTTGTATACAGCAATACCGCAAGCTCTAGCTTATATGCTAAGCAACCCTTATCCAGAAAACCTAGTATTTGGATTAGTTACGAATGGTAGCGAATTTATATTTCTCAAGCTACTGAAACAAGATATTCCTCAATATGCATTGTCCGAGCAGTTTACACTGCTCAAGCGCGAAAATGAGTTATATAAAGTTCTCGGTATATTAAAAAATATAGGACAAGTATTAAGTTAG
- a CDS encoding DUF29 domain-containing protein — MSAPLETQIGMTQYETDFVTWVEQQAALLKEGRLSELDVTNLMDEVEELGRSEKRALRSQLIRVIKHLLKLNYQPNAFYYLNSWRSSIAEGRTQLKLILQDSPSLKPYLAQVLADCYQDAVTEAVTETGLTKRTFPQECPYSQEQVLDPMFLPSDDTVEDR, encoded by the coding sequence ATGAGTGCACCTTTAGAAACGCAAATAGGCATGACTCAGTATGAAACAGATTTTGTGACCTGGGTTGAACAACAGGCGGCGCTGCTAAAGGAAGGACGCTTGAGTGAACTAGATGTCACAAATCTCATGGATGAGGTGGAGGAGTTGGGACGATCTGAAAAACGGGCTTTGCGCAGTCAGCTTATCCGAGTGATTAAGCATTTATTGAAACTAAACTACCAACCCAATGCCTTTTACTACCTCAACAGTTGGCGCAGCTCGATAGCCGAAGGACGTACTCAACTCAAACTAATTCTACAAGATTCACCTAGCCTCAAACCCTATCTTGCACAGGTGCTTGCCGATTGTTACCAAGATGCTGTTACTGAGGCAGTCACTGAAACCGGATTAACTAAAAGGACGTTTCCTCAGGAATGCCCCTATTCCCAGGAGCAAGTACTCGATCCGATGTTTTTACCGTCCGATGATACTGTTGAGGATCGCTAA